In Pseudomonas asiatica, the following are encoded in one genomic region:
- a CDS encoding TerC family protein, which produces MEYLLELVASPTAWVALATLVAMEVVLGIDNLIFISILTNKLPVEYRSKARRIGISMALVMRLALLSTVAWIVQLTDPVFEVFGNAFSWKDVILIAGGLFLLWKATKEIHENVDPHGAKEEAKVSSTVTLGFAAAIFQILLLDIVFSVDSIITAVGMTEHLPIMIIAVITAVIVMMVAADPLANFINDNPTVVMLALGFLIMIGMTLIAEGFGAHVPKGYVYAAMAFSTAIEILNILARRARLKREAAEG; this is translated from the coding sequence ATGGAATACTTGCTGGAACTCGTCGCTAGCCCTACCGCCTGGGTTGCCCTGGCTACGCTGGTGGCCATGGAAGTCGTGCTGGGCATCGACAACCTGATTTTCATCTCCATCCTGACCAACAAGCTGCCGGTGGAGTACCGCTCCAAGGCGCGCCGTATCGGTATCAGCATGGCCCTGGTCATGCGCCTGGCCTTGCTCAGCACGGTGGCCTGGATCGTCCAGCTGACGGACCCGGTGTTTGAAGTATTCGGCAATGCCTTCTCCTGGAAGGACGTGATCCTGATTGCCGGTGGCCTGTTCCTGCTGTGGAAGGCGACCAAGGAAATCCACGAGAACGTCGACCCGCACGGGGCCAAGGAAGAAGCCAAGGTGTCGTCGACGGTTACCCTGGGCTTTGCCGCGGCGATCTTCCAGATCCTGCTGCTGGACATCGTCTTCTCGGTCGACAGCATCATCACCGCCGTGGGCATGACCGAGCACCTGCCTATCATGATCATTGCCGTTATCACTGCCGTGATCGTCATGATGGTGGCCGCCGACCCGTTGGCCAACTTCATCAACGACAACCCGACCGTGGTGATGCTGGCCCTGGGCTTCCTGATCATGATCGGCATGACGCTGATCGCCGAAGGTTTCGGCGCCCATGTACCGAAAGGCTATGTGTACGCGGCCATGGCCTTCTCGACGGCAATCGAGATCCTCAACATCCTGGCCCGTCGGGCGCGGTTGAAGCGTGAGGCGGCTGAAGGTTGA
- a CDS encoding peptidase C39 family protein: protein MIGGQSRALPARRWSKRVSMQQPSFKTIPRRLLAACLVAASLAGCASAPSGNLKGLPQRVEISSVPFYRGNANHSGAMALAAVLSQQGAPITPGLLDKPLNLPQGAEALDTGIPRVARDYGMVVYPLDKQLDALLTQVAAGNPVLLRYEDGSAWWSEPRYAVLIGYDRYKQRVLLRSGMHRRQLMAFDDFASAWAKLGSWAVLVQPPRQLPAQVDRQRWLQAADELARAGQEIAAKQAVSSLNK from the coding sequence ATGATCGGTGGCCAGAGCCGGGCGCTGCCTGCCCGGCGTTGGAGCAAGCGAGTGTCCATGCAGCAACCTTCCTTCAAGACCATCCCTCGTCGGCTGCTGGCTGCCTGCCTGGTTGCAGCCAGCCTGGCCGGTTGCGCCAGCGCACCCTCCGGCAACCTCAAGGGCCTGCCGCAGCGGGTCGAGATCAGCAGCGTGCCGTTCTACCGTGGCAACGCCAACCACAGCGGGGCCATGGCATTGGCGGCGGTGCTGTCGCAACAGGGGGCTCCGATCACGCCGGGGCTGCTGGACAAGCCGCTGAACCTGCCGCAGGGCGCCGAGGCCCTGGACACCGGCATCCCCCGGGTGGCGCGCGACTACGGCATGGTGGTGTATCCGCTGGACAAGCAGTTGGACGCGCTGTTGACCCAGGTGGCGGCGGGCAACCCGGTGCTGCTGCGTTACGAGGATGGTTCGGCCTGGTGGAGCGAGCCACGCTACGCCGTGCTGATCGGCTACGACCGCTACAAGCAGCGGGTGCTGTTGCGCTCGGGCATGCACCGGCGGCAGTTGATGGCGTTCGATGACTTTGCCTCGGCGTGGGCGAAGCTTGGGAGCTGGGCGGTGCTGGTGCAGCCACCTCGGCAGCTGCCAGCCCAGGTGGACCGCCAGCGCTGGTTGCAGGCTGCCGATGAACTGGCCCGGGCGGGGCAGGAGATTGCGGCGAAGCAGGCTGTGAGTAGCCTGAACAAATAG